A genome region from Corynebacterium uberis includes the following:
- a CDS encoding helix-turn-helix transcriptional regulator, producing MTPRRRPARPIYNRIRLLRTERNLSRAQLAELIDVNPQTVGALERGDHSPSLDLALRICEVYELPVEAVFSRTPFAPLSADSLTRS from the coding sequence GTGACACCGCGACGACGACCAGCTAGACCCATCTACAACCGCATCCGCCTGCTACGCACCGAGCGCAACCTTTCGCGCGCCCAACTCGCAGAACTCATCGACGTCAACCCCCAGACCGTGGGCGCCCTCGAACGCGGCGACCACTCCCCCAGCCTCGACCTGGCCTTGCGCATCTGCGAGGTATATGAACTGCCGGTTGAGGCGGTGTTCTCCCGGACACCCTTTGCCCCGCTGTCTGCCGATTCCCTCACCAGGAGCTAG